The region GGCGACGCCGCCGCCGGCGGCCCAGGCGGCCGCGAGCAGGGCGAAGGCGTGGTACATCTGGTAGCGCGCGCCGGTCTCGAAGATGGTCAGCATCTCCGGCGTGAGCTTCGACTTGAGCCCGTGGGCGGCGAACGCGCCCAACGCGACGGCGACCAGGCCGGACACGGCGCCGGCGAATGCGAAGTTCATCAGATCTCCACCTTGAAGAGGCCCTTGACCGCCAGCCCGCCGGCGATCGAGAAGAGGCAGAAGCCCCACAGCCAGTTCGGCATGCCGAGACGGTCGCGGCCTCGCGCGGGCAGCTCGGCCCGCAGCTCGGTCACCACGGCGCCGCCGGGCAGGGGCGATTCGGCCGGGTGCAGCAGGACGTGACGCCACCCCGCCGTGACGCGGGCCGCGGCGAGGCGGCCCAGCGCTCCGTCCGGGGCCAGGCGTTTTTCGAAGCGCTCGGCGCCGTCGACGACGGCGAACCCCGCGGGGGCGTCGCGCTCCGCCCGCACGCGCCACCAGACGGTGCGCTCGGCGCGGTCGCGCACCGGCCCGGCCGCCACGGCCAGGCCCGCGGCGGGTTCGAGCGCGAGGCGGTCCGGGGACGCGCCCTCGGCGTAGCGCGCCGCGACCAGGATCTCCTCGCCGGCGCGCAGGGCGCGGCGCTGGAAGCGCGCGTCCAGCTGCACGATCGCCAGCAGCGCCAGCGGCAGCAGCACCAGCAGGGCCGGCAGCGACACCAGCAGGTAGCGCAGGTTCGCCGCCAGCAGCCGCGCCTGCAGGCGCGCCATCACGGCCAGCGAGTCCTGGTACAGGCTCAGCTCGTAGAGGCCGCCGGTCAGCTCGCGCCGGCGGCGGGCCAGCAGGTCCTGGTTCGTCGTGAGCTTGAACAGCCATAGCATCGCGACGCCCGCGAGCGCCGACACCACGGCCAAGCCCGCCCACGGCGCACCGCCGAAGGGGCGCAGCAGCAGGTCGAACAGGCCGTTCAGCAGCGAGGCGATCCAGGTCACCGCGGACTCCTCAGGAGATGTAGCCGAGGCCCTGCATGCGCTTGCGGATCTCGTCCTCGGAGGCGCCGCCCTCCTCGAACTTCGCGATCTCGCGTTCCAGCACGTGGCGGACGAACTCCTCCGGCGAAGCGTAGCCGGCGATCCCGGCGTACTTGCGGATCTTGGCCAGCAGGGCCTTGTCGATCTTGACGACGGGTCCGAACATCAGCGACCTCCCGTGAAGAGGGGGCTGCCGACCATCTCCGGCAGCGGCGCGATCCCGAAGAGGGAGAGGAACGTCGGGGCCAGGTCCAGCAGGGTCGGGTCGGCCTTGTCGATCCGGCGGCTGCTGATGATGATCCCGGGCACCTCGTCGGCGGCCATGCAGTGGTCGCCGCTCCACTTCATCATGTTGTCGGCGAACGTGGCCTCGGGCACCTCGCCCAGCGCCGACTCGTTGGAGCCGCGGAAGCCGCGGTGGTAGCCCAGGACGATGTCCGGCGCCTCGGCCGCGTGCGGGCCGTGGTAGACCTCGTCGGTGCGGTAGGCGTGCTTGATCGCCCGCCCGCCGGTGACGGGGTCGGTCACGGCCTCGAGGCCGGCGACCAACTCCCGCAGCAGGGCCTCCCGCGCGGCGCCGGGCTCGACGATCCCGCGCTCCTCGCGCCCGCTCAGGTTGAGGTAGAGCCCGTTGATGCCGATGGCGTAGGCCCGGGTGCGGTTCCAGTCGATCCCCGACAGGTACATCACGTCCTGCGGCGCGACCCCGGGCTCCAGGACCAGGTACCCGTGGTCCAGCAGCCAGCGGTTGACGTGGAAGGAGCGGTGGTAGGGCGCGAAGCCGTGGTCGCTCAGCACCAGCACCAGCGTCTCGTCGTCCACGTGTTCCAGGGCCAGGCCCAGGGCCCGGTCGCAGTTGCGGTAGACGTCGCGGATGCGCTGCTCGTGGCGCGCGGCCTCGACGTCGTGACGCGGCGAGTCGTGGTCCATGTTGCGCCAGAAGGTGTGGCAGGTCTGGTCGGGGCTGTTGAAGTAGAAGAACAGGAAGCCGTCCGACTGCGTCGCGAAGCGGTCCAGTTCGTTGCGCAGCTGGCGCTCGCGTTCCTCGAAGACCAGCGACGACTGCGACACGTAATCGTCGTCGTTGAAAGCGCCCTCCTCGAGGGCCTTGGTGTCGTCGGGCAGGCCCTGCGTGTAGAAGGGGCCCAGGGTCGCGGCCAGTTCGCGCGACCAGTCCGCGGGCGTGCTGATGGGCATCTCCGGCGCGGCGGGGTCGAGGTTCACCGGCGTGACGTACAGCTTGAACGTCGGCGAGACTTCCTTCAGGTAGAAGCGGCAGACGCCGCGCACGGTCTTCAGGGCGGGCACCAGGCGGAAGCGCAGGGTGATCCAGTCGCTCCACTCGCCCTGCTTCAGCAGGAAGCGCTCGCCGTCGACGTCGAACAGGGCGCTGCCTTGCTCGCGGTCCACCACGGCCTCGAAGGGCAGCCGCGCTTCCGGGTCGCCCGCGCGGTAGGTGTTGGCCGGGCCGACCAGCTCGCCCCACACGCGGCCGTCGCGCAGCGCGACCGGCACGTGGCGACCGCCGGACATCTCGACCTCCTCCGCGAGGTCCTCAGTGAAGTAGCTGTAGATGCCGTAGGTGCCCAGGATGTCGGGCGTGCCCATGCCCGACAGCGTGTGCGCCTCGCACTCGACCGGCGGGAAGTTGGCGGGCACCTTGAAGACGGTGGCGTCGACGCCGGCCCGGTCCAGCAGCTGCCAGAAGGCGACGCCGTCGCGCAGGTTCTCGACGTGGCCTTCGTCGCGCGGGAACTTCCAGGGCCCGACCTTCCACCAGCGCTGCGGCTCCATGGCCTGGGCGGCCGACAGGTAGGGCGTCAGCGTGGCCGGGTTGCGGTGGATGAAGTCGAAGATGCCGTGGCCGCCGGGGTCCATGCCGGTGATGAAGTTGGACCAGGCCACCGGCGACTGGGGCGGGATCGCCGTGCCGAGGCTGCGGTAGTCGCCGCGCGCGATCAGGGCGTCGAAGTTGGGCAGCGAGCCGTCGGCGCGGAACCGGTCCAGCAGCTGCGGGTCCATGCCGTCGAAGCCGATGCACAGCACCTTCGGCTGTTCCCGGGGCGGCGCCGCGCCGGCGGTCGCGGCCGCGAGCAGCAGGCTCGCGAACGCGGCCAGGGCGAGGGTCGTTGCGGTGCGGCGCGGCGTCACGGGGCTTCTCCTTCGGGCAGCAGGCTGCGGCCGGTCATCCAGGCCGGCTTCGCGATGCCGAACAGGTCCAGGATGGTCGGCGCCAGGTCGGTCAGCGCCGGCTTCGTCGCGGCGAACGGCAGCGACGAGAAGAGGATCCCCGGCACCAGGCGCGGGTCGACGCAGTGGTCGCCCGACCAGCTGCGGGTGTTGTCCTCGAAGACGTCGGCGGTGATCCGTCCCACCGCGGCGTCCCAGCCCGTGCGCCAGCCGGCCTTGTAGCCCACCACCAGGTCGGGGCCGTTGTCGACGTACGGACCGTGGTAGCATTCCCGGCCGTCCCAGACGCCGTTGACGCAGGCGCAACCGCGGCCGGGATCGCGCAGCTCCCGCAGCTTCGCCGCCAGTTCCAGCTTCAGGGCGTCGGCCGCGTCGGGCTCCACGATCCCGCGGGCCTCGCGGCCCTTCAGGTTGAGGTAGAAGCCGCCGAGACCGGTGGCGTAGGCGCGGGTGCGCGACCAGTCCACGCGCGTCGGTTCGACCCGGACGCCCGGCGCGAGGGCCGGCGGGGGGCCCGCGGCGGGATCGTCCAGCAGGCGCAGGTAGCCGTGCTCCCGCAGCCAGGTGTTGA is a window of bacterium DNA encoding:
- a CDS encoding DUF423 domain-containing protein, with amino-acid sequence MNFAFAGAVSGLVAVALGAFAAHGLKSKLTPEMLTIFETGARYQMYHAFALLAAAWAAGGGVASGPQARAAGWCFLAGTLLFSGSLYALALTGLRKLGIVTPFGGVFFLAGWGLLALSFLARR
- a CDS encoding alkaline phosphatase family protein, translating into MTPRRTATTLALAAFASLLLAAATAGAAPPREQPKVLCIGFDGMDPQLLDRFRADGSLPNFDALIARGDYRSLGTAIPPQSPVAWSNFITGMDPGGHGIFDFIHRNPATLTPYLSAAQAMEPQRWWKVGPWKFPRDEGHVENLRDGVAFWQLLDRAGVDATVFKVPANFPPVECEAHTLSGMGTPDILGTYGIYSYFTEDLAEEVEMSGGRHVPVALRDGRVWGELVGPANTYRAGDPEARLPFEAVVDREQGSALFDVDGERFLLKQGEWSDWITLRFRLVPALKTVRGVCRFYLKEVSPTFKLYVTPVNLDPAAPEMPISTPADWSRELAATLGPFYTQGLPDDTKALEEGAFNDDDYVSQSSLVFEERERQLRNELDRFATQSDGFLFFYFNSPDQTCHTFWRNMDHDSPRHDVEAARHEQRIRDVYRNCDRALGLALEHVDDETLVLVLSDHGFAPYHRSFHVNRWLLDHGYLVLEPGVAPQDVMYLSGIDWNRTRAYAIGINGLYLNLSGREERGIVEPGAAREALLRELVAGLEAVTDPVTGGRAIKHAYRTDEVYHGPHAAEAPDIVLGYHRGFRGSNESALGEVPEATFADNMMKWSGDHCMAADEVPGIIISSRRIDKADPTLLDLAPTFLSLFGIAPLPEMVGSPLFTGGR